The Bos mutus isolate GX-2022 chromosome 7, NWIPB_WYAK_1.1, whole genome shotgun sequence genome window below encodes:
- the LOC102288227 gene encoding olfactory receptor 7A10, protein MESGNGTQSSNFLLLLGLSGESELQPLIFGLFLFMYLITVFGNLLIILAVSSDSHLHTPMYFFLSNLSFVDICFTSTTIPKMLWNIQTQSQVITYEGCITQMYFYILFAGLDDFLLTVMAYDRYVAICHPLHYMVIMSPQLCGLLVLISWIMSVLYSLLHSLMVLRLSFCTDLEIPHFFCEIKELVQLAYSNTFLNNMMMQFGAGLLGGGTMTGILYSYSKIVSSIYRISSAQGKCKAFSTCASHLSVVSLFYCTSLGVYLSSAASHSSLSSAAASVMYTVVTPMLNPFIYSLRSKDIKRALKRCFGMETVSRSFVLGLKQCT, encoded by the coding sequence AATCAGGAAATGGTACACAAAGctcaaattttcttcttcttctgggactttcAGGGGAATCAGAACTGCAGCCCCTCATATTTGGGCTTTTCCTCTTCATGTACCTGATCACTGTGTTTGGAAACCTGCTCATTATCTTGGCTGTCAGCTCAGACTCCCatctccacacccccatgtacttcttcctctccaacctgtCCTTTGTAGACATCTGTTTCACCTCAACCACCATCCCAAAGATGCTGTGGAACATCCAGACACAGAGCCAAGTTATCACCTATGAAGGCTGTATCACCCAGATGTATTTTTACATTCTGTTTGCAGGATTAGATGACTTTCTCCTGACTGTGATGGCTTATGACCGGTATGTAGCCATCTGCCACCCCCTGCACTACATGGTCATCATGAGCCCCCAGCTTTGTGGACTGCTGGTTCTGATATCCTGGATAATGAGTGTTCTGTATTCCTTGTTACACAGCTTAATGGTGCTGAGACTGTCTTTTTGTACAGATTTGGAAATCCCTCActttttttgtgaaataaaagaGCTGGTCCAACTTGCCTATTCCAACACCTTTCTCAATAACATGATGATGCAATTTGGAGCTGGACTTCTGGGTGGTGGTACCATGACTGGTATCCTTTACTCTTACTCCAAGATAGTGTCCTCTATATATAGAATCTCTTCAGCTCAGGGGAAGTGTAAAGCATTTTCCACTTGTGCATCTCACCTGTCAGTGGTCTCCTTATTTTATTGTACAAGTTTAGGAGTGTACCTTAGCTCTGCTGCTAGCCACAGCTCACTGTCAAGTGCTGCAGCTTCAGTGATGTACACTGTGGTCAcacccatgctgaaccccttcatctacagTCTAAGAAGTAAAGACATAAAGAGGGCTCTGAAAAGATGTTTTGGAATGGAAACTGTATCAAGGTCATTTGTCCTTGGGCTAAAGCAATGCACATGA